In the genome of Acanthopagrus latus isolate v.2019 chromosome 4, fAcaLat1.1, whole genome shotgun sequence, the window aaactctctttgtgtccacgactgaacaaacaaacagatcttAAATGAAGATACAATTTCAAAGAGGGCTGAAGCCACGCCCCTTCCAGTTTCCATCATGGGACCTTACTGGGGGAAAAAACCCTTTGTATGGAAGTGAATGAAGAGTGAACGTCCACCAAAGACCCCAAACTGAGACCCTGCAGAGCCCATCCTGgatatcagcagctcacagaactgaaccagaaccagctctcaTGTCACAGaacgatgtagttcactgagcgctttaacacaaaactacatgatgttttactttaatCACAACAAACTGAGACTTAATTGACTtagaaaatgatcttttaaattgaGAAACATCATAAACTACTCAACATTATTAGGGatatttttgtgtctcattttattgtttattctctaacatatctgaatttttatcttgtgttttgtgaatatttgtgCATTGTATTGCTATTATactaaaaaacacaagtattacccaacaaagacattttaaaagtattaaTCATGCAGCAGTATACCTCTTGTGACCACTGTATTTTTTACTTATATGCTTAAGAAACTTACTTCTGTTCAGTAGTTGAATCAATAACCATGCTTAGTATTTGTGAAAGTGACATGTGCTAAAAATGATGTATATTCTTCACTATCTGGGGCAAAAGTGCATTAAATACACTTTTTTCATGACATATATTGTCACACACGTTACAAGTTTCAAAGCTGGCTAAATGTCACTTATCTATAGctcttaaataaatgtagtggagtgaaatTGTACAAGTTTGTAAGAAGTACTTGAGTCAGTGTGCACGTTGCCTCTGTAGAGCTTTATTCTAAAACAGGTCAAATACATTTGATGGACTGTGAGAAGGAAAGTACTGTACAGAGAGCTCGGCCTCCTCCACGGCAACTTTAACACGAGGCAGGAAATCAACATCTGGTTCAATAACGGTCTGCATTCAATCTCAATTAAAGGCTTCTTATAATAAGTCAAATCTCTGATACAATAAACACGTAACTAAAGATTGGATGGTGTAGAGTGACATCTACTGGACTCACACGTATAGTTACTGTAATACTGCACAACCTCAGGCTCGCTCACATGATCCGTCACTACAGCACAACGGCGactgacaacagaaaatataaataagggaaactatgttttttttcaacaagacattaaaaaaaaaaaaagaaatctctgtGTTCCATATCCAGCCAACACTTTCGGATCCCATCCTATGTTTtacagattaaaacaaacacgTTTAACTAAACTGATTTCATAAGGTGACAAaaatctgtgtttcagcatttagATAAACTTCCCTtgagagataaaaagaaatgtaatttccaGTAAGTCGTCTGAGAAAGCCAACGAATGAGCACATCTGCACAGCTGTGTGAGCCGCCGGTGCAGGAGTGCAAAGTGTCTCAGAGCCAAGAAGCAGAAAAGCACAGCAGGTCAGTTCAGGGCTGCAGTCATGACCCGCCCGGTCCGGTTCGGTCCAGTCCGAGACAAACCCACACCCTGACCGGTCGACACTGGATCTGATGTGATTTGTCATGATCATGCAACAAATtctaaatgattattttaaattaaaaacctCAAGTTTTGAGTTCAACAGCTCAATATGAGcatgacaagttttttttttgttccaaataCTGTTAAATACCAGGTGTGAAAGATATTTGCATAGATATAAGAATATTTGTGTGAGTTTAGGATGAGGCGAGGTGGGTCAGATCCAAAGAGCTCATTCACATCCAACCAACTGAGAACTATtctaaaggaacatttcacacaaaaatgaaaattcagtcatcatctcttccctcctcaTGCTGATATAAAGTCATGTGAGGTGTCGTAgtcgacaaaacatttctggagcttaacagtaaaacagagatgcagcgttctgctaaacaactgaagcagctggagacacaaCAACCTAAAATATAAAATGGTCTGTGGTTATAGTCTCTAGCTGCTCTGAGATGTCtctgaaaaagacatttattaCAGCCAAACTCATCATGCATTGTAGAGCCGTTAAGTTAAAGCATTAGCacgcaccctgtctgaagtgggtgcacaagcttgaccaCGCTTAAAATGTGTAACTAACATCTTAAAAACAATTTGGGATCTCGAGGCTTGGCTAACTCCGGACAAGGTGTATGGAACCATTATGTTAtttagcagctgcagctctgttttgctgagaagctccagaaatgttttgttgacaaaaaaaacttcacccgacttcaCTCGATCagcacagaggggaggggaCACAATGACTTaatcttactttttttttttttttagtcatccTTTAACTacagtgttttcaaaataaaacatggtgaGGAAGGAGAGCGGAGTGTACTTTAAGTTTTTCTTTCCAAATCATCCGAAGCGTCGTCTCATGTACTACAGCCCTGCTGAGAAGTTACGCTAGCACTTTGGCCTTAATCAGTCAGGTGAGCAACTAAACTTACAGCTAAGAAAAGACACATAACATGATCTctttacataaaacataattttttttttttataataaatcaAAGCCCATGCACGAGATATTCATaatatttaaagcaaaaacGTACAAATCTTAAACCTCTGACCTAGCTTCGGTTACAGACAGTAAGAAAGAGACTCCGGCGAGCTTCTGTGGTGTGCTGGCTCCAGTCGCACGATGGAGCGATCCATTAAGAGTAAAGCACATACGGTGATCcacataataaaaaataatgcacataAATTTGCATAAGGCACGTAAGAGAAGTGCAGTAAGGAATGTAAGACAGGCTGGTTCAGGTCAGGGCCTTCTGCCACCCTCAGAGAGGGTTTTGTGGTTTAAATCAGTGTCTTTAGCCCTTTtatccttttctctttttttctattttccgTAAAATTTCTTGTTGAGCAGGAAAATGAGCAGGTTGACGTTGATGGTGGCCCTGTCGAACAGCTTCATCACCGCCACGCCTTCatactgcagctggaggagatcCTGAGAGACGATCAGACACGAGGAGTTAATCCCAGCGTACAGTCTTTTCAAAATGTGCCAAACAAGatataaaaaggaaacaatacCTGGTATTCTAACTGTAATGTCTCCAAGTGCACGCCCATTAACTTGGCCTTCACGTCGAAAACTCCAACGGCCTCTGACGGAGAAATCTCAAAAATAACATTCTTGAACCTGTGAGGAGTGAAAACGAGGGAAGACTCAGATTAATGTGGACATTTAGTAAAAGACAACATTCCTACTAAGGATGATTATTGCAATAATATCAACACACATTATGCGACACACATCTCAGTATTTTTGACCTTCCTGTTGTGGTTCTGAGCGACATAAAGCAGAAACTCACTGGTTTGGCTGCAGGTCCTCTATGGCGATCAGCACGCCCTTCTCGTGGAGGCGGGAGGCGGTGTACTTCTGTGAAACCTGTTTACTCTTCTTGGTCTTGTTGTCGCCTGGTTTCTTTGACAGCCTGAGTGGAGAGACAATGACACGTGTACAGTACAAGACGACAGTCTCACTATTTCACACCTGAGCTGCATCACTCACCCTTTCATATCATTCTTAGAAATACTTTGTGGTGAGATTTTCAGACGTACTCTTGGAGAAGAAGCTTCGTTCTGATTCATTAACACGTTTGGGAAACGATCATCAGAGGACAGTCGGAGGCTTTTCAAGACAGATTTGACCCTAATTGCATTTGTACGGCTCCTTCTCGCTGCCATTAGAAgagtttgtctttctgttttttcctggtCTGTCACGTTCGATATCATTGAAGCgccaggaaacaggaaacaggaagcagcgtGGAGGCCACTCACAATGTTACGCTGgtcactctttttctttttttgatctTTTACTTGAGTTTGTCTTTCAAACTCAACGCAGATGGAGCAACGTCCAAGTGCTGCTTTGAACGGAGACGGACGGACAAAACATCCTGGCGAGCGTGTCCACGGTGTcgtgtttccatcacagccgTAACAATCGGAATCTTTGACCTGGAAATGAAGTCTGATTGTTCCCATTACCGGTGAGGACAAAAGACAGATGTTCGTGGGGTTTAGTGTGAAATCAACAATCATTTCACCTCTGACCGACAAACGCCTCACAACTAAAGGGGAGGTGGACTTCTGCTGTGTTGTGGTTTTGGATCCTGGTTCTAATTTTTTTATCTAAGCAGGCAGCAGCTGTGCTTAATTGCATTCTGCACTCCAGGAGTAAAACAGGCTCTAATTAAAGTCCAAATTCAAAACCAGCAGGAGTTTGAGGATCAACATGGTGACCCAGTCCTGTGGCACAATCTAGAAACGTGCTCCAAACAGATTATTTAAGACCAGTTTTCAGTTCTTTGCCTCTTTCTGGTGTCTTCACAGGGAGGGATCCTTCAGGTTCCTACCGCGGTCCAGACATTTACACCTGGGATGTAAACACTCTGCAGACCCTCCAGTGTATGTAAGGCTTCTGTCTGCAGTCTAATCATATATACATGTGGGCTGTTTCGCCTGTAAACAGGAATCCTACACGACTCTCCTCTAAAAGTCGACATAAACCTGCTGACAAAAACTGAATGAAGTCTGATATAAGTTGAGCTACACAACAGAACATGTGTTGGTGGTGACTGTTATGAGAGAAAAGATCAAATATAAAGTGATAAATTAAGAGTCACTCACTTGCCCTTGCTGGCCAGGTTGTCCATGCACGTCTTGATATACTGATTGTAAGAATCAATCTGAACGTTATAAAAATTGGTCTTTGAATTCAGCGCAGTGTTCGTCTGCTGAAGTCGGACCAGCTCAGCTTTCCGGCGCTGACGATACCGCCGCTGATTTCTGATgtcctgtaacacacacacacacacacacacacacacatatcatgTTAGAACAAATCACTGAGGAGGCTGCTGTTTCATCTGTCCACATCCAGAaatcatctgtttgtttgtttctctacCTTGGCGATGTCGTTGATCAGGTCCTGGTAGCGGTTCTGCGGGTCAACCTTCCCCAGCTCCGCCAGCCTCTGCAGGTTGCTCTTGATCTTGTCCTTCTTGCCCTGCAGCGTCAGGCTGTCGTCCACCACCGGTTTGACCTGCTTCATCTTCTCTGGAGTTTTGGCGTCTCTGATGGCTCTCCTCTGCATGGCGCGCTGGTATTCTGCTTCCTGTCATCCAGGGAAACAAGGCTCAGTCTAACCACATTTCTATATAAAGAGCTTGATGATCGGAGTTTATCTGATCGAcgcatcatcatcaccaccatcctgttgctgctgttgaccACAGAATCATTTCCTGGGTGTATTCATGctcatgtttcagtgtttaatctctgcatattctgtttgtgttgtgttaaaacaaattaatcacCTTGAACCCTGAATATTTCTGTCACATGTTTGATAACTGCACCTGATGGATCATTACAAAAAAATCCAGAAGTATATCAGCGGATATATCGATatcatcagtatcagtatctgctcaaaaaaaatgtaatctgggGGTTTGGCTCTCGTACTTAAAGTTTCAGTGAGTAAAAATTGGCATCCTACTGAATTCATACCCAAAACAAACCGGGGGCAATGGTAGCAAATAGTAGCTATCaatagctagttagctcagttagccgtgcagctagctgCCAGGACTACACGCTCGGATTACagggagtgtgtctgtgtttacgcCACGAGCACAGAAGCTGGACTGGTACGGGCTGTGGCtatcatgttagcatgctaactccagtagatatctctgcaaatAATACAAAGAGTCATAGTTTGGCTATTTCTTTATACTGCCTGACATTTGTGCAACATGTGCTGATGTTCCCCATGTCACAGCTGCTTCTGTTGGAAAGAGGATGTTGTCATAGAGGAGGCGGGTGCATGttgtcatctttttaaaattcagttagCACTTAACTGATTAatctgacaggaagtggaacaccttcttcctgttttgtgcCTTGAAGCTGATAAAAAACAGCGAGTCCCTGGCTGACGGTCGTGTGGTGACGATCTGGCTTGTTTACCGTACTTAAGGCGTTAAATTATAAATGTTAAGGTGCATAAACGTAACAGCAGCACCTGTGAGCAGTGTGCTGACGTAGTTTTGTTGACCCTTCGTCTTATTTCTGACCTGTTCGGTGCTCGCAGTGGAGTCCAGGATCTCAGTGAGAGTCTCCCCAGGCTGGAACCGGATCACATCCACGATGAGCCTCTTGGTgctggaaagacaaaaaaaaacaaacaaacctgtgaATCTTCTGAAAACAAATCATATCTTTTTAATCAGCCTGAAATCTATAGTGTGAACTCACTTGAGCAGGAGAGTCCTGGCGTCCATCTCTGCATTGGCCTCACCGGGGACGTCAAATTTGTTGGCGAGTGTGAGAGAAACTTCGGTTTTGCCCATCAGCTCCTTGTTGGGGTCGTCGGGAGGAAGAGGATTTTCACCTGAATGAGACCAAGAGCCAATCAGATGAAGGAACAGACATGGATAATATGCTGTGCGGTTTCTGTTAATATTCTTGTATTGACATTTCTTGCGACCACAGTGATAGAAGATCTTCCACTCCGCTCACCAATGAGAGACTCGACGGTGGGAACCTCGCCCAGGTCCTCCAGCAGCTCGTGGATCGGGTCGTTGTGCTCCGGTGCGATGGCGTCCTGATGGTCCAGCAGCAGCTAAAAGGACAAAAGTAATGTTTGTTAGTCATGTGAGACGAAAACCTCCAGATAACATAACAACTCCAGCGTGCAGCCGAAACGATTTAAGATGGAAGCAGCAAGCATAACGCGGTCCGGACTCACTGTGTGAGTGTTGATTATCTCTCCGATGGAGATGTATATGACGGGTTTGGTGACGGTGACCAGGTCGGAGTACTGATCCACGTTGAACTTATCTTCAAGTGAGGGAACGTCACACGCTGCCAGGAAGAATCGCCTGTGATGGAGGAAGATGAAGTTAAACAACGAACACAAacgagaggaaaaaggaaagaaacatcaTCCTCCAGTAACTGAGTGCTGCTTAATGTCTTAATGTCTGACACTCCTTTTAAAAATCTAAGCTAAAATCTCACCTGAACTTCTGATAGGAGGCACTGAGATATTCATTGATGGGATTGAGGTGGGCGTTGTCTCCCAGAAACATCTTATTGGAGGCGGCGTGCTGCAGCATCTTGGCGACGGAGCCCAGGTTTCGCCGCTGTTCGGTGGTCAGCTGGCCGCCCGCCGACACCTCGATGATGTCAAAGGCGTCGGGGGCCACGATGGCCGGGTTCATGTAGCGGTAATACAAGAGGTTCCCCACAATCTGAAACAAAGACAACCTCAGTTACAGTTATCACGATCAGACATAATTTTATTCTGGAAGTCTCACTTTGGTTGTATTCAAAGGTGCTGAAATCCTGATATATGCAGGACTACAGACATTAATGtaagattattttaatttaactgaAACGATCTACGACTACTTTTGTTATACAAAAAACTACATCTTCAGTTTAGGTTTAAGGGTGTCATGGGTGCTACATCAGAATGAAGGAAAGCTGTTGAACGTGTTAGCACACACAGCTcgagcaggaaaaaaaggaggagagccAGAAGTGATGCACGACTCGCCTTAAtgtcagcagacagagagggaggacacCTCCACCCcgacagagaggctgcagctggatgtcAAGGtggaaagagcagaaaaaaaagtggaaagaTTCATGTGAGAAACAGTGACAGGAGAGTCAGGAGGAAGacgagaggaaagaaaatgctTTCATTGAAGTGGCCAGTGAAGAGGAGCTATGGGCGTctaaaggatcagttcacacAGTTTCAACCGTTTTCCAGTTTTCTATCACAAAAATTGTGGAGCAAATATTAAAGATACAAACCTTGAGCAACTCATCCTCGGTAGCGTCTGGGAACTTCTCGTGCAGGGTGTCCTTCAGCACCTTGGAGATGAAACGCATCCCGtatctgacagacagagagagacggacgaGTTTAGACAGAGGAAATAAACGACTCGTCCACGCAGACAGCGACTCTGTGAGCGAGCGACGTACGGGATTTTGTCCACTGAGACGATGATGGCCGACAGGAACTTGTCGGTGATGGTCTTCATGTTCTTGATGGAGGCTTCCAGTCTCGTCCTCACCTCCTCGTGGGCCATAGCCTGCTCCGGAGTCACGTCATACGGCAGCTTACTGTTCAGGACgcgacagaaagagaagaagaacatgaGGCACACCGACGCTGATCACAACCTCAGAACGCCAGTCAGGTGCTCTCAGAGAAGGAGCGTCAGTCGCTTCAATGGATTTAGACTTCATGTAAGCACAAACATGTTGTATTCATTAGAGTCCTTTAAACTATTAAAACCTGGGCGCCCATTAATAATGATCGCTAAAACCTGAGGCATCATTTGAAAACACCTCCTACAACCTTTATTTCTCAGCAGATAGATGCatgaaataaaagatatttGGGAGCTTCAAACTTTAAGACTTTAATAATAAAGTTTGTTGCCTAACTCTGTGTGCTTCCGTTCACTTCAGAGCTTTTTACTGAAGTCACTCCAACAACAATCTGCAAAGGCGGAAGGCAATAATATCTTGATAAGATATGAGCGTTAGTCAAACAGTTTCATGTccaaaaaagatttgaaaatatgaaaaacaaactccagGAATTCAATATAAGATAATACGCTAGAGTTTTTAAGTGAACATTTTGTCTGAGGccaattcaacaaaaaaaacaaaaacttccaGATTTACTCTCTCTTTTGAGTATTTATACAACTGTAGTAAATATCTATATTAAGAGTTGAAAACACGCTAATAatagtttttactttttatatatCGGTATCTAGTACAGTTGAAAGCACTGATGCAGGTTGGAGGTggttttgtgcatgtaaatacTCGACAGTAAAGAGAGTCTGAATCTGAAGATTGTTCCAGTGAAATAATTCGCCCAGCTGGTCTGTTTCATGACCTACAACCTGGATTCCCAAAAAGTTTGGACACCGTGTAAAATTACATCACACGATAATTTGCTGATCCTTTCTACTCAACTGAAAATAGTGAAATAAGACTAATACACGATGACTTCTGTAAAAGTATATCTTGTTAATCTTTTGTCTTCTGTCATGATCAGGTGTGAAAGGTGCCTCCTGTACGATCACATCAGCTCACCTGGCCTCTCCGGTCTGCGTCTCCATCTGGTTGACCCAGCTCTTGTAGATGTCCACCGGGTCCGTCTTGATGTTTAGCGATTTGTCATCCATGATCTCCTTGACGACCGGAGCCAGGATCTGCCGCAGTGCGTTCTGCCCTCGCGCACCTCGGTGGAAGCTCACCACCATCTTGATGACTGTCGGGTTCCCGGTGACGATCTCCTTCATCTGGTCCACCTTCGACCTGCAGACGATTGTTAAAGGCAACATGTTACTGTGAGTTCACGAACCGGGCCTCATTTAAACGATTATTAAATGAGTTTTAGCGTCTTGTTTCTCACTTGATTTCCTCCTGCAGGGCAGTTTTGAAGAGCTTGGCCAGCAGGTACTCCTCTCTCTGGTTGGAGGCGTAGTTGTACAGGGTGAAGATCACAGAGTCCATGAACTTGGTGGATTTATTCTGGGGCATCTGGAAGATCAGCTTGGCGAGATACGTGGGGTTGGTCTGAAAGGAACAACACCGGCATCTTCAATTATAAGACTGAACATTTGTCGCTGTTCAAGATGTtgagctgtgtgtgaatgttaGCTGTGAACAGGCTCACAGATCTGTTACCTGTAGCAGGTAAAAGAGATACTGGTAGGCCTCCAGTTTGACCCTCTTCTCCTTGCTGAGGGCCTTCAGGCCTCCCCTCTGtttgttcatcatcatcatgtcgGACAGCTGGCCCTTGTTCTTCTTGGTCAGCTTCTTGCTGTGGGACACCACCTCCTGCAGCGTGATCTTGTTCTTCACCAGCAGGCCGATCTTGATGTCCATCAGGTTCAGGTCGTTCTCCAGCTGCTGGTTGGAGCGGATGTTGGTGATCACCTCCTCGCGGAGCCgcatcagctccagctcctcctggaaGTCCTGGTCGCTGTGGTCCAGCAGGTGGACGAACTTCCTCACAACCGCCATCGGAGGATCGTCAGCGTTGACTACGTGAAGAAGGACGTTTTTAGAGTTACGCCAACACCAAAAACTGGAGATGAATtcagagcagagctgggatTGTACTCACTGAGCGTCTTGTAGTCGTCTCTGGCCTTGTTGGCTCTGATGAAAGCTTGAATCTTCACCACTTCATTGATCTGCAATATAAAAACAGCAATCACTTGGGTGATCAATAGTCTTCATTAGACCGCAGGAATCCACTGTGAGTCAGAGTGGAGATGACTACACACATGTCAGAGTGTTAAATGAGCCATCTGCCTCGCTCAAACCCCGCAGGACGAGGAGGAAATGTCAGCGGATGCGTCAGGGGAAATTTATGCAGAGTGATTTAAAGCCTCATTAGATGACAGTGTGATCTGTTTACTCTTAAATCCTAATGACTCTGACGGAACATTTACAATGACTCATGTTGGTTCGTTGAGTGAACACTCACGTGGTCTTGGAAGTACTTCAGACGATCCTTGTACTTCTTACGAGCTTGGTGCATCCGAACCATCGACTGGATCTGagaaggacagaaaacaaatctgatgagAACAAAATACAGACAAGTTCTCATGAGGTCTCTGTTCCTCTTATTTCagt includes:
- the iqgap1 gene encoding ras GTPase-activating-like protein IQGAP1 translates to MSTSDDTDGLRPRYGSVLDGVERLTAEEMDERRQQNMAYEYLCHLEEAKRWMEACLDEELPPTTELEEGLRNGVYLAKLGNFFAPRTVSLKKIYDREQTRYKATGLHFRHTDNVIQWLNAMSEKGLPKIFYPETTDIYDRKNMPRCIYCIHALSLYLFKLGLAPQIQDLYGKVDFTEEEINNMKSELEKYGIQMPAFSKIGGILANELSVDEAALHAAVIAINDAIDHGIPEGTMAAMQNPNAMLVNLDANSARQYHDTLYQAKGEKVANSRKRQMENADAERDIYDELLTQAEIQGNVNKVNVSNALSAAEQALLSGDEDKLYEALKAMGVQNLQAQNKGWYLKQLQADRENKEQLSPGEVLTKDELQSGVDVANEIAAGYQKMLKAVERINAAIREGVPEKTVEELMNPDAQLPEVYPSAADLYQRELVSLQQQSPEGSLSHPELLVAVEMLSAVVLMNEALDVGDRAALWKQLSSSVTGLSNVEDEYAQRYMDELMRLKAAAREEGSDYLTWNDIQACIDQVNLTVQEEHERIAAIGLINEALDEGDPTKTLAMLQNSSAKLTDVDPSVAQHYHDILLEARREKAHETQDPSAVLWLDEIQDAILRANQDTKEALQFSQSIQAINEAVDQGDPAQTLAALRSPGAGLYGVTSECAQTYQDDLSKTQAEKKAEGDNGSEWVKHWVKGGHNYYFNLNTKEGTWVEPEGFVQNNTQLNKEDIQSVVSGVTTAYNREQLWLANETLIAKLQARCRGYLVRKGQKERMDFLTSQDPAVTCIQAHWKGYKQRRKFKDRKQYLKDHSDEAVKIQSMVRMHQARKKYKDRLKYFQDHINEVVKIQAFIRANKARDDYKTLINADDPPMAVVRKFVHLLDHSDQDFQEELELMRLREEVITNIRSNQQLENDLNLMDIKIGLLVKNKITLQEVVSHSKKLTKKNKGQLSDMMMMNKQRGGLKALSKEKRVKLEAYQYLFYLLQTNPTYLAKLIFQMPQNKSTKFMDSVIFTLYNYASNQREEYLLAKLFKTALQEEIKSKVDQMKEIVTGNPTVIKMVVSFHRGARGQNALRQILAPVVKEIMDDKSLNIKTDPVDIYKSWVNQMETQTGEASKLPYDVTPEQAMAHEEVRTRLEASIKNMKTITDKFLSAIIVSVDKIPYGMRFISKVLKDTLHEKFPDATEDELLKIVGNLLYYRYMNPAIVAPDAFDIIEVSAGGQLTTEQRRNLGSVAKMLQHAASNKMFLGDNAHLNPINEYLSASYQKFRRFFLAACDVPSLEDKFNVDQYSDLVTVTKPVIYISIGEIINTHTLLLDHQDAIAPEHNDPIHELLEDLGEVPTVESLIGENPLPPDDPNKELMGKTEVSLTLANKFDVPGEANAEMDARTLLLNTKRLIVDVIRFQPGETLTEILDSTASTEQEAEYQRAMQRRAIRDAKTPEKMKQVKPVVDDSLTLQGKKDKIKSNLQRLAELGKVDPQNRYQDLINDIAKDIRNQRRYRQRRKAELVRLQQTNTALNSKTNFYNVQIDSYNQYIKTCMDNLASKGKLSKKPGDNKTKKSKQVSQKYTASRLHEKGVLIAIEDLQPNQFKNVIFEISPSEAVGVFDVKAKLMGVHLETLQLEYQDLLQLQYEGVAVMKLFDRATINVNLLIFLLNKKFYGK